From Ignavibacteriales bacterium, the proteins below share one genomic window:
- the ruvB gene encoding Holliday junction branch migration DNA helicase RuvB, giving the protein MKRKSENLNPVINEEEKKIELTLRPKSFNEFTGQSKITDNLKVFIGAARIRGEALDHVLLTGPPGLGKTTLAHIIANELGVKIKVSSGPVLEKPGDLAGILTNLEEKSVLFIDEIHRLSPVVEEYLYSAMEDYKLDIMIDSGPNARTVQIKLPHYTLIGATTRAGLLTAPLRDRFGIKSRLDYYEGDLISKIIHRSAEILKIKIDSDAADELAKRSRGTPRIANRLLRRTRDFADVDNKKVIDLSLTKKALNALEVDEYGLDEMDKEIILTIIEKFSGGPVGLNTVSVAVNEDPGTIEEVYEPFLIQQGFIKRTPRGREATDLAYIRFNKKRGIQKEQENLFE; this is encoded by the coding sequence GTGAAGCGAAAATCGGAGAACTTAAATCCAGTTATTAATGAAGAAGAGAAAAAGATAGAGCTAACACTTCGTCCAAAATCCTTCAATGAATTTACCGGCCAATCTAAAATTACAGATAATTTAAAAGTTTTTATTGGCGCTGCAAGAATACGTGGTGAGGCACTTGATCATGTTCTTCTTACCGGTCCACCCGGATTAGGCAAAACTACACTTGCTCATATTATTGCAAATGAACTTGGTGTTAAAATAAAAGTTTCATCCGGACCCGTTCTTGAAAAGCCGGGCGATCTTGCCGGCATTCTAACAAATCTTGAAGAAAAGTCTGTTTTGTTTATTGATGAAATCCACAGACTTAGTCCTGTTGTTGAAGAATATCTTTACTCAGCAATGGAAGATTATAAACTTGATATAATGATTGACAGCGGTCCCAACGCCAGGACAGTTCAGATTAAACTTCCACATTACACTTTAATTGGTGCAACAACTCGTGCCGGATTATTGACAGCTCCGTTAAGAGACCGTTTTGGAATTAAATCCCGTCTCGATTATTATGAAGGAGATTTGATCAGCAAAATAATTCACCGTTCTGCAGAAATTCTTAAAATTAAAATTGATAGTGATGCTGCAGACGAATTAGCAAAACGATCTCGGGGAACACCTAGAATTGCAAATCGTCTTTTACGCCGCACACGCGACTTTGCGGATGTTGATAACAAAAAGGTAATTGATCTTTCTTTAACCAAGAAAGCATTGAATGCGTTAGAAGTTGATGAGTACGGTTTGGATGAAATGGATAAGGAAATAATTCTAACAATTATTGAAAAATTTAGCGGCGGTCCCGTTGGTTTGAATACTGTTTCGGTTGCCGTAAATGAAGATCCCGGAACAATCGAAGAAGTTTATGAACCGTTTTTAATTCAGCAAGGATTTATTAAACGTACACCTCGCGGAAGAGAAGCGACAGATCTCGCATATATAAGGTTCAATAAAAAACGCGGAATACAAAAAGAGCAAGAAAATCTTTTTGAATAA
- the kdsA gene encoding 3-deoxy-8-phosphooctulonate synthase, which produces MVKVNKIKIGDNSPLVLIAGPCVIENEKITLKTAEEIKKITSDLNIPFIFKSSYKKANRTSIKSFSGIHFDIALKILEKVKKEFSVPILTDVHSEQEIESVANVADVLQIPAFLCRQTDLLIAAARTGKVINVKKGQFLAPQDMKYVIEKIESAKNKKILLTERGSTFGYHNLVVDMRSLVIMKDLGYPVIMDATHAVQLPSNSNVSGGESKFIPSLAKAAVAVGIDGLFLEVHLDPSKALSDAASQFPIERLRKLLILIKKIDELVKNEK; this is translated from the coding sequence ATGGTAAAAGTTAACAAAATAAAAATTGGTGATAATTCTCCGCTGGTTTTAATTGCCGGACCGTGCGTAATTGAGAACGAAAAAATTACTTTGAAAACAGCAGAAGAAATAAAGAAGATCACAAGTGATTTGAATATTCCGTTTATTTTCAAATCGAGTTATAAGAAAGCAAATCGAACAAGTATCAAATCATTTTCCGGAATTCATTTTGATATAGCATTAAAAATTCTTGAAAAAGTTAAAAAAGAATTTTCCGTTCCGATCCTTACCGATGTTCACTCCGAACAAGAAATTGAATCTGTGGCTAATGTAGCAGATGTATTGCAAATCCCTGCATTCCTTTGCAGACAGACAGATTTATTGATTGCTGCAGCAAGAACCGGAAAAGTTATTAATGTGAAGAAAGGTCAATTCCTTGCACCGCAAGATATGAAGTACGTTATCGAAAAGATTGAATCAGCTAAGAATAAAAAAATTCTTCTTACGGAACGCGGCTCAACTTTTGGTTATCATAACCTTGTAGTTGATATGCGCTCATTGGTAATTATGAAAGATCTTGGTTACCCGGTAATAATGGATGCAACGCACGCAGTTCAACTTCCAAGTAATTCAAATGTTTCAGGAGGTGAATCAAAATTTATTCCTTCGTTAGCAAAAGCTGCCGTCGCTGTTGGAATTGATGGATTGTTCCTTGAAGTTCACCTCGATCCTTCCAAAGCGCTTAGCGATGCCGCAAGTCAATTCCCGATTGAACGGTTACGAAAATTATTAATACTGATTAAAAAGATTGATGAATTAGTTAAGAATGAAAAGTGA
- a CDS encoding HAD hydrolase family protein produces the protein MKSEILTKMKEIKIFLFDLEGVLLNDNTIPDKLFDLLSAKIKEFNRYGLKFGIITAREEDDLINKLKSIENCNVISSSLDKVSSADNFLTTSSVDYKNVFYMGDDLLDIPLIKKCRLTSTPINGRREVKRIVDFVSKSKDPENILNEILSLIKKSMEIVAC, from the coding sequence ATGAAAAGTGAAATATTAACTAAGATGAAGGAGATCAAGATTTTCCTTTTTGATCTCGAAGGCGTTCTTCTAAATGACAATACAATTCCGGATAAATTATTTGATTTACTCTCGGCAAAAATTAAAGAGTTTAATCGGTACGGATTGAAATTTGGGATTATAACCGCCAGAGAAGAAGATGATCTGATTAATAAGCTAAAGTCAATTGAAAATTGTAACGTTATTTCTTCTTCGCTCGATAAAGTTTCATCTGCTGATAATTTTTTAACTACAAGTTCGGTTGATTACAAAAATGTTTTTTATATGGGCGATGATCTTTTAGATATTCCGTTAATAAAAAAATGCAGATTAACTTCTACTCCTATTAACGGAAGGAGAGAAGTGAAACGAATAGTTGACTTCGTTTCAAAATCAAAAGATCCGGAAAATATATTAAATGAAATTCTTAGTTTAATAAAGAAGTCAATGGAAATAGTAGCGTGTTGA
- a CDS encoding KpsF/GutQ family sugar-phosphate isomerase, translating to MTSEQIIAKGKEVIRIEGEAILNLIDTIDKNFAHAVELIFNSHGRVVFTGMGKSGIIARKIVATLNSTGTAAIFMHPTDALHGDLGMVRKNDIVILISKSGHTEELLQLIPMFKRINVTIIGMLGEIDSKLAKECDIVLNVSVKEEACPYDLAPTTSTTVALVLGDALAIALLEKRGFTVEDFAMLHPGGSLGKRLSLKIEEIMITGKDIPVVDEKESLKDAILMITSKRLGATCVVNSEGILSGIITDGDLRRLLEKTLDIKNLTAKDIMTKKPKTINKDYLASFALQQMENFNITLIIVVDKLNKPEGIVHLHDLVKLGLQSR from the coding sequence GTGACAAGCGAACAAATAATTGCAAAAGGGAAAGAAGTAATTCGTATAGAAGGGGAAGCAATTCTCAACTTGATCGATACCATCGACAAAAATTTTGCACATGCTGTAGAACTGATTTTTAACTCTCACGGAAGAGTTGTTTTCACCGGAATGGGGAAGTCCGGAATAATTGCACGCAAAATTGTAGCGACATTAAACTCAACGGGCACAGCTGCAATTTTTATGCATCCAACGGATGCTCTTCATGGCGATCTTGGAATGGTTCGCAAGAATGATATTGTAATTTTAATTTCAAAAAGCGGGCATACGGAAGAATTACTTCAACTTATTCCAATGTTTAAACGCATTAATGTTACAATAATCGGCATGCTTGGTGAAATTGATTCAAAACTTGCTAAAGAATGTGATATCGTATTAAATGTTAGCGTTAAAGAAGAAGCATGTCCTTATGATCTTGCACCGACAACATCTACAACAGTGGCTCTGGTTTTGGGTGATGCTCTTGCTATTGCTCTATTAGAAAAGCGGGGATTTACTGTTGAAGATTTTGCTATGCTTCATCCAGGCGGAAGCTTAGGAAAACGTCTCTCCCTTAAGATCGAAGAAATTATGATAACAGGAAAAGATATTCCAGTTGTAGATGAGAAAGAATCCTTAAAAGATGCAATCTTGATGATAACTTCCAAACGACTTGGCGCTACATGTGTTGTTAACAGTGAAGGTATTTTATCAGGAATAATTACCGACGGTGATTTAAGGCGTCTGCTCGAAAAGACTTTGGACATAAAAAATTTGACTGCCAAAGATATTATGACGAAGAAACCCAAAACGATCAATAAGGATTATCTTGCATCATTTGCTCTTCAACAAATGGAAAATTTTAATATTACTTTAATAATTGTTGTAGATAAATTAAATAAACCTGAAGGGATTGTTCATCTTCACGATCTGGTAAAGTTAGGTTTACAATCAAGATGA
- the lptC gene encoding LPS export ABC transporter periplasmic protein LptC codes for MKKIFATIFFFILVISCSEDKIQPSIDKTKVQGEIPSNESWNSKIIFTDEGKLKAVLFTDHLKMFEMQKITLLDGVKINFYNKDQKNTSWLTSLRGKVDDVTKNMFAFDSVVAKNDSGTVLKTNELMWRQKDQRILTDKFVTISSPKEIIQGYGFESDQHLNNYVIYNVTYSSSLSKKKK; via the coding sequence ATGAAAAAAATCTTTGCAACAATATTTTTTTTCATTTTAGTAATCTCTTGTTCTGAAGACAAGATTCAACCGAGTATTGATAAAACAAAAGTTCAGGGAGAAATCCCTTCAAACGAAAGTTGGAATTCTAAAATAATATTTACCGATGAAGGGAAATTAAAAGCTGTTTTATTTACCGACCACTTAAAGATGTTTGAGATGCAGAAAATAACTTTACTAGACGGAGTTAAAATTAATTTTTACAATAAAGATCAAAAAAATACTTCATGGCTTACCTCACTTCGAGGTAAAGTTGATGATGTTACAAAAAATATGTTTGCTTTTGATAGTGTTGTTGCTAAGAATGACAGCGGTACAGTTCTCAAAACAAACGAACTAATGTGGCGGCAAAAAGATCAGAGAATTCTTACTGATAAGTTTGTTACAATATCATCACCAAAAGAAATAATACAAGGTTATGGGTTTGAATCCGACCAGCATCTAAACAACTATGTAATTTATAATGTAACTTATTCCAGCTCGCTTTCAAAAAAGAAAAAGTAA
- the lptB gene encoding LPS export ABC transporter ATP-binding protein, whose translation MQENLVLRSENLKKVYKKRAVVNHVSVGVEQGEVVGLLGPNGAGKTTTFYMIVGMIKPNEGKVFLDNKEITNEPMYKRAKMGIGYLPQEASIFRRLSVEDNLMAVLQMMQLTQEERKERQEKLLEELGINNVRKNLGFQLSGGERRRCEIARALATNPKFILLDEPFAGVDPIAVEDIMNIVANLKHKGIGILITDHNVHETLSIVDRAYILINGEIFKEGTATDLAEDTDVRKLYLGEKFKLDRYS comes from the coding sequence ATGCAGGAAAACTTAGTACTAAGAAGTGAAAATCTTAAAAAAGTTTACAAAAAAAGAGCGGTTGTAAATCACGTATCTGTTGGAGTTGAGCAAGGAGAAGTAGTTGGATTGCTTGGACCGAATGGTGCAGGAAAAACAACAACCTTCTACATGATTGTTGGAATGATAAAACCTAATGAAGGAAAAGTGTTTTTAGATAACAAAGAAATAACAAATGAGCCGATGTACAAACGTGCAAAAATGGGAATTGGTTATCTACCGCAAGAAGCTTCCATTTTTAGAAGACTAAGTGTTGAAGATAATTTAATGGCAGTCCTTCAAATGATGCAACTTACTCAAGAGGAAAGAAAAGAAAGACAGGAAAAACTTTTAGAGGAATTAGGAATTAATAATGTCCGGAAAAATTTAGGATTTCAGTTAAGCGGCGGTGAGAGAAGAAGATGCGAAATTGCACGTGCTCTTGCAACAAATCCAAAATTCATTCTTCTTGATGAACCGTTTGCCGGTGTTGATCCGATTGCTGTTGAAGATATTATGAATATAGTTGCCAATCTAAAGCATAAAGGAATTGGAATTTTAATTACTGATCACAATGTTCACGAGACTTTGAGCATTGTTGATCGCGCATATATTTTAATTAACGGAGAAATATTTAAGGAAGGAACCGCAACTGATCTTGCTGAAGATACAGATGTAAGAAAATTGTATTTGGGTGAGAAGTTTAAGCTCGATCGTTATTCTTAA
- a CDS encoding acetaldehyde dehydrogenase (acetylating) gives MNFDKDLQSIQEARTLAAKAKEAQLEFKHYNQEQVDKIVKAMADAGYKEAEHLAQLAHEETGFGKVADKTIKNQFGTKDVWESIKDLKTVGVIDIQKNGKILKIAEPMGVVAALVPSTNPTSTAMFKAIISLKCRNGIVVSPHPKALKCTTEALRVVSEAAEKAGAPKGLIQCLSIPTLEGTDALMKDKNVAVILATGGMPMVHAAYSSGTPAYGVGSGNVPAFIERTANYQKAVADIVYGTTFDNGTLCSSEQAMIVDRSLREKVIDEAKRIGCYFVNAEEKKKLENKVARGAKLNAEIVGKPASWIANYAGFSVPDNTTVLIAECEHVGKDEPLSIEKLSPMLAFYTVDGWLEGCHRSIELLEFGGIGHTMAIHSNDKEIIMKFALEKPAFRIVVNTPASVGAVGYTTGLMPSMTLGPGTWGGSIISENVTAKHLMNVKTLAFEIRPVNPGNCVTSFDLPSEINTKSSYREGNFTKQIEERLRARAGNPSTNPLGNVSRKSVSEKNSALLGSGISEDEIQKIIREFNK, from the coding sequence ATGAACTTCGATAAAGATCTTCAATCCATCCAAGAAGCGCGTACATTAGCAGCTAAAGCAAAAGAAGCACAACTCGAATTCAAACATTATAATCAAGAACAAGTAGATAAAATTGTTAAAGCAATGGCTGATGCCGGATACAAAGAAGCAGAACATCTTGCTCAATTAGCTCACGAAGAAACGGGATTTGGTAAAGTAGCAGACAAAACAATAAAAAATCAATTCGGCACAAAAGATGTTTGGGAATCCATAAAAGATTTGAAAACTGTTGGAGTTATAGATATACAAAAGAATGGAAAAATTTTAAAGATAGCTGAACCGATGGGAGTTGTTGCAGCATTAGTTCCTTCAACTAATCCGACTTCAACAGCAATGTTCAAAGCAATAATATCTCTAAAGTGCAGAAACGGAATTGTTGTCTCTCCTCACCCCAAAGCATTAAAATGTACAACTGAAGCTTTGCGTGTTGTTTCAGAAGCCGCAGAAAAAGCCGGGGCGCCAAAAGGATTAATTCAGTGTTTAAGCATTCCAACTCTTGAAGGTACCGATGCATTAATGAAGGATAAAAACGTTGCAGTAATTCTTGCAACCGGAGGAATGCCAATGGTTCACGCCGCTTATAGTTCTGGCACACCCGCTTATGGCGTGGGCAGCGGAAATGTTCCTGCTTTCATAGAACGAACTGCAAATTATCAAAAGGCTGTTGCAGATATTGTCTATGGAACTACATTCGATAATGGAACACTCTGTTCATCCGAACAAGCGATGATTGTTGACAGATCTTTAAGAGAAAAAGTAATTGATGAAGCAAAAAGAATCGGTTGTTATTTTGTAAACGCCGAAGAAAAGAAAAAATTAGAAAATAAAGTTGCACGAGGCGCAAAACTAAATGCAGAGATTGTCGGCAAACCTGCGTCATGGATAGCAAACTATGCCGGATTCAGTGTTCCGGATAATACAACTGTTCTTATTGCTGAATGTGAACATGTAGGAAAAGATGAACCGTTATCAATAGAAAAACTTTCTCCTATGCTGGCTTTCTATACCGTAGACGGTTGGTTAGAAGGTTGTCATCGTTCAATAGAATTATTAGAGTTCGGAGGAATCGGTCACACAATGGCGATTCATTCCAATGATAAAGAAATAATTATGAAATTTGCTCTTGAAAAACCGGCATTTAGAATTGTAGTTAATACACCTGCATCAGTTGGGGCTGTAGGATATACAACCGGATTAATGCCTTCAATGACACTTGGTCCTGGAACATGGGGCGGTTCTATTATATCTGAGAACGTAACAGCTAAGCATTTAATGAATGTGAAAACTCTTGCTTTTGAAATTCGGCCGGTTAATCCAGGCAATTGTGTAACTTCCTTTGATCTTCCTTCCGAGATAAATACAAAAAGTTCTTATCGAGAAGGAAATTTTACTAAGCAGATTGAAGAACGATTACGCGCTCGAGCAGGAAATCCTTCAACTAATCCTTTAGGAAATGTAAGCAGAAAATCTGTTAGCGAGAAGAATAGCGCTCTTTTGGGAAGCGGGATTAGCGAAGATGAAATTCAAAAAATTATTAGAGAGTTTAATAAATAA
- a CDS encoding LytTR family transcriptional regulator DNA-binding domain-containing protein translates to MTTNKKIKVIIIDDEKLAREIISSYLKKFDNVELVAECSDGFEGIKQINEQKPDLIFLDIQMPKLTGFEMLEILEEPPVIIFTTAFDQYALKAFEVNATDYLLKPFSEVRFAEALNKAIKLITNIPPVKQELDGLVKSVEKRNEFLDRVIIKSGQKIQIIPIEAIRYIEAQDDYTMFYTEKGNFLKQKTMKYFEENLDPKNFLRIHRSYIVKLSSIKQIELLEKESYQILLTDGKKLPVSKSGFQNLREFFK, encoded by the coding sequence ATGACGACAAATAAAAAAATCAAAGTAATTATTATTGATGATGAGAAACTTGCCAGAGAAATAATAAGCAGCTACTTAAAAAAATTTGATAATGTTGAACTCGTCGCAGAGTGTTCGGATGGTTTTGAAGGAATAAAACAGATCAATGAACAAAAACCGGATTTAATTTTTCTTGATATCCAAATGCCAAAGCTTACCGGTTTTGAGATGCTCGAAATATTGGAAGAACCGCCAGTAATTATTTTCACCACCGCTTTCGATCAATACGCGCTTAAAGCTTTTGAAGTGAACGCTACGGATTATCTTCTCAAACCTTTTTCTGAAGTTCGATTTGCCGAAGCTCTGAACAAAGCAATTAAACTGATTACAAATATTCCTCCCGTAAAACAAGAATTAGACGGTCTTGTTAAATCAGTTGAAAAACGAAATGAATTTTTGGACAGAGTAATTATTAAGAGCGGACAAAAAATACAGATCATACCAATTGAGGCAATCAGGTACATTGAAGCACAGGATGATTACACAATGTTTTATACAGAGAAGGGAAATTTTCTAAAACAAAAAACAATGAAATATTTTGAAGAGAATCTTGACCCAAAAAATTTTTTGCGGATTCATCGTTCATACATCGTAAAACTTTCTTCCATAAAACAAATTGAATTGTTAGAAAAAGAATCGTACCAAATTTTACTCACTGATGGGAAAAAATTACCCGTAAGCAAAAGCGGATTCCAGAATTTAAGAGAATTTTTTAAGTAG